A stretch of Roseibium porphyridii DNA encodes these proteins:
- a CDS encoding virion core protein, T7 gp14 family, translating into MCHPAVLAAVSIAGSLAGGVVQAQGIRQQADAEAKAEERRAELADRQKGVNQTQASFERRRTLEQFTRAGGYNRAAGAERGLSETGSLTDVADDNAYEAAQNIEAIRYRAEGQRDNLTFEARTARERAQSRRKAGQIGAAGAILGGATSAFTTLGKTVYSLSSG; encoded by the coding sequence ATGTGCCATCCAGCAGTATTGGCAGCGGTTTCCATTGCGGGATCGCTGGCGGGCGGCGTTGTGCAAGCCCAAGGCATTCGCCAGCAAGCGGATGCGGAAGCCAAGGCAGAAGAACGCAGGGCCGAACTGGCCGACCGGCAAAAAGGTGTCAATCAAACGCAAGCCTCCTTTGAGCGTCGGCGCACCCTGGAACAGTTTACCCGAGCCGGTGGATACAACAGAGCCGCCGGGGCAGAACGGGGCCTGTCTGAGACAGGGTCTCTCACGGATGTTGCCGATGACAACGCTTATGAAGCGGCGCAAAACATTGAGGCCATCCGGTATCGGGCTGAAGGGCAACGGGACAATCTGACCTTCGAGGCCAGGACCGCCCGGGAGCGGGCGCAGTCACGCCGTAAAGCCGGCCAGATTGGCGCTGCGGGCGCGATACTTGGCGGAGCGACAAGCGCTTTCACCACCCTCGGCAAAACCGTTTACAGCCTGTCCAGCGGCTGA